The Mumia flava sequence GTCCCGGAACCGGTGATGCCTCGTTCCCGAACGCCATGAGTTTCAGTATGCAACTACATCGTGACCGCCTCCGCCCCGGGTCGCGGCCGCACAGTCGCCGCCCACACCGATGGGGGTTGACACGGTGCTCGACGGCGCACACTCTAGAACCATCAAGTTATAGAACTTATTGGTGATGGAGACGGGCTGTGACGGACGACGAGCTGGATGCTGTGTTCGGGGCGCTCGCCGACCCGACGCGCCGGGCGATCCTGGCGCGGCTCGCACGCGGCGATGCGTCGGTGAACGACCTCACCGAGCTCTTCCCGATGTCGCAGCCGGCGATCTCCAAGCACCTCAAGGTGCTCGAGCGGGCGGGACTCGTCTCCCGCACGCAGAAGGGCACGATGCGGATCAGCCATCTGGAGGCCGACCCGCTGCGCGAGGCGACCGACTGGCTCGCCGACTACCGCGCGTACTGGGAGGCCAGCTACGCCCGGCTCGACGCGCTCCTCGCCGACCTCGACGACACCTGAGCAGAACGACACCGACCGAACGAACCCACCAGGAGCAACCATGTCCGACCTGACCGTCACCGCAGCACCCGGCACGTCCACGATCGAGATCACCCGGACGTTCGCCGGCACACCCGCGCAGCTCTTCCACGCCCACGTCGACGACGAGTGGCAGAAGAAGTGGCTCGGGCCCGAGAAGTACGAGACCGAGATCGGCGTCAACGAGGTCCGCGACGGCGGCCGCTGGCGCTGGACGCAGCGCGACACCGACGGCAACGTGTACGGCTTCCGCGGCGTCTACCACGGCGAGCCGTCGGTGGAGAACGGCATCACCCGCACCTTCGAGTTCGACGGCGTGCCCGGGCACGTGTCGCTCGAGACGATCCGGTTCGTCGACCTCGGCGACGACCGGACCCGCATCGAGGTCGTCAGCGCGTTCGCCAGCGTCGAGGACCGCGACGGGATGGCCCAGTCCGGGATGGAGGCCGGGATGGAGGAAGGGTACGTCCGTCTGGACGCCCTGCTAGCAGACAGCTGAGCCTCGCGGACGGCTGTGCCTCGCGGACGGCTGTGCCTAGCGGACAGCTGACTCTGGGCGCGCGTCGGTCGGACAGCCCCGTGGGCAGGGCCCCTAGGGTGGTCCGCGTGACCACCGCGTTCGCCTCGGACAACTATGCTCCCGCCCACCCGGCCGTCCTCGACGCCGTCGCGGCCGCCAACGCCGGCCACGCGGTCGCGTACGGGGACGACGAGTGGACCGCGCGGCTGCGGGAGATCGTCCGGCACCACTTCGGCGCCCAGGCGCTGGCGTTCCCGGTGCTGAACGGCACCGGCGCGAACGTCATCTCGCTGGCGTCTCTCCTCCCCCGCTGGGGTTCGGTCGTCGTCTCCGACGTCGCGCACGTGAACGTCGACGAGAACGCCGCGCCCGAGCGGATGAGCGGCACGAAGCTGCTCACCGTGGAGACAGGGGACGGTCGGCTCGGCCTGGACGCGCTCGAACGGTACGCGGAGAACGCCGGTGACCCGCACCGCGCGCAGCCGCTCGCGGTGTCGCTGACGCAGTCGACCGAGCTCGGCACGGTCTACGGTGTCCATGAGCTGAAAGAGCTCTCCGCAGCAGCGCACCGACGTGGGATGGTCGTCCACATGGACGGCTCCCGGATCGCCAACGCGGCGGTCTCGCTCGGGGTGCCGCTGCGCGCGCTGACGACCGACGCCGGGATCGACGTGCTGTCCTTCGGGGGCACGAAGAACGGCATCATGCTCGGTGAGGCCGTCGTCGTCCTCGCTCCGGAGGCGCTCGCGACGACGAGCAGCGGGTACGGGTCGGACCCCGACGCGGTCGTGGAGTTCGTCCGGAAGATGTCGATGCAGCTGGCGTCGAAGATGCGGTACGTATCCGCGCAGCTCGTCGCTCTGCTCGATCCGGAGCGGGACCTGTGGCACGAGAACGCCTCCCGCTCGAACGCCGCGGCAGCCCGCCTGCGGGCCGGTCTCGACGACGTCGGCGCCGCGACCGCCGGCGCGGAGGGGCCGCGGATCCGCGCGACGCAGCCGACGGAGGCCAACGCGGTCTTCGCGCTGCTGCCGCGCGACGTCGCCGACCGGGTACGGGAGCGGTTCCGGTTCTACGACTGGCGTCCTGGCCCGAGCGACGATCTCGTGGAGGTCCGGTTGATGTGCTCCTGGGACACGACGGACGACGACGTGGACGCGTTCCTCGCGGAGCTCGACGCCGCCGCCCGGTCCGAGAGTCCGCTGCGATGAGTCACGGGCCGCGCGTCACCATCACGTACTGCACGCAGTGCCGGTGGCTGCTGCGCGCGGCCTGGATGGCGCAGGAGCTGCTCAGCACGTTCGAGGAGGAGATCGCCGAGGTGGCGCTCGTGCCGACGCACGGCGGGGTCTTCCGGATCGACGTCGACGGGACGGCGGTGTGGAACCGCAAGCGTGACGGCGGCTTCCCCGACGCCGCCGAGCTGAAGCAGCGCGTCCGGGACGTGATCGCCCCGGACCGCGACCTCGGCCACGCCGACCGGACCACGACCGACCGGACCACGACCGACGACGCACCTGCGGGAAGCGAGCCGGGCCGATGACCGCCGAGACGTCCGTTCCGCAGATCGCCCTGCCCGCCCTCTCCGACGGTGTCGCGTGGTCGGTGGAGATCCGGGACGTGGCGAGCGGCGCCACGCTCGCCTGGCACGCCGCCGAGCGCGTCCTGCCGACGGCGAGCGTCGGCAAGATGTTCCTGCTGGCGGCGACGGCGGTCGCGATCGAGTCCGGCACCCTCGACCCGCACGAGCCTCTCACCCGCGCACGCGACGACGACGTCGCCGACTCGGGGATCTGGCAGCACCTCTCGACGCCGACCCTTCCGGTGACCGACGTGTGCACCCTCATCGGGTCGGTCAGCGACAACCTCGCGACGAACGTCCTCCTCCCCCGGATCGGCCTCGACGCCAGTCACGTCGCCGCCGACCTGCTCGACGCGCGCGACAGTCGCCTGCTCGACAAGGTCCGCGACCACCGGGGCTCGGAGGATCCGCAGACGCTCTCCGTGGGATCTGCGCGTGATCTCGCGGGAGCCGCGGTCGCGATCGAGGTCGGCACGTCGCTCGGGGCGTCGGCATCCCGCCGGGTCCGCAGCTGGCTCGGCACGAGCGTGGACCTCTCGATGGTCGCCAGCGCCTTCGGACTCGACCCGCTCGCCCACAGCGCGCCGGACGCGGAGATCCGGCTGTGGAACAAGACCGGCACAGACGCCGGGATCCTCGCCGACGTCGGCGTCGTCAGCACGGCCGGCGACGCCCTCGCGTACGCCGTGGTCGCAGGCTGGGACCACCAGACCCAGCCGGACCTGCGCGACGACGTGCTGGCCGACATGCACGCCGTCGGAGTCCGGATCCGGGAGCGCCTCGCGGCCTGATCAGCACAGCCCGATCAGTACAGCGGGACGGCGATCCGCTGACCCGCGCTGATCTCACCCGAGCTCGACAGCGCGTTGAGCTCGGCGATCTCGTGCACCGTGGAGCGTACGTCGCCGTCCGGGTTGGCAGCGCGGGCGAGATCCCACAGCGTGTCGCCGGGCGCGACCGTCACCATCCGGCTCGGCACCGGCCGCCCCGGCTCGTCGGTCGCGATCACCTGCGCGCCGAACCCGATGGTCAGCCCGCACAGGGCGACGAGCGCGACCACGAACAGCACGACCCGGCCGCGCCGGGTCAGACGCGTGGTGGACCTGGTCGGCCGCGTCGAGCGGTCCGGCGTCGCCGTCCCGGTCGGCCGCGCCGGCCGGGTCACCTCCGCCTCGGGCGCGTGCGCGGGTGCGGTCCCCGGCCGCACCGGCGCGGTCGGCCGCGCCGCCCGTGTGGCATGAGCCGCGGCCGGACGCTCGGCCCCGCGCGACGCGGGCCGGCGACGCCCGGCGGGGTGGCGCATCAGCGGGGTGTCGAGGGTCGTCACGGTGGCGCTCATCGTGTCCTCCGGTGTCTGGGTGTCGGCGTCCTGCCCGATCTCCGCGACGCTCCTCACGGCCTCGTGGAGGCGGATCCGCGGGGTCTCGATCAGGCAGATCCTCGGGGCCCTGGAGAGGCGAACACGCGTTCGATCGAACATGCGTACGACGATAGACCCAGCCACTGACAGAAGTGAAGCACCTCGTCGAACAAATTATCGAACGGCCGCCCGAACCGCAGCAGCATCCCTGGAATTCCAGGCTTCCGGAGGAGCCGCAAGATCCGACGCGCGTCGCCGGGAGCGACTCAGCCGACCGCCACGACCAGGTCCGCGCTCCCCCGCGTGCGCGCCACCACGCGCGCGTTCGCCTCGTCGGAGCGCTCGACCCAGGCCCGGGCGGCGTCCGGCGACTTCCCGAACTCCACGTGCCGCGCGACCAGGCGCTCACGGCGGACGTCCTCGTCCCCGGAGCAGAACCACACCTCGTCGAGGAGCGCCCGGACGTCGCGCCACCCCGGTGCGTCCAGGAGCAGGTAGTTGCCCTCGGTCACCACGAGCCGCGTCGCTGCTCCGATCGGGATCGCGCCCGCGACCGGCTGCTCGATCACGCGGTCGAACGCCGGCGCGTACACGACGGCGCTGCCGTGCCCGGCACCTGCCGACCCGTCCGCGTGCAGCCGCTCGAGCAGCGCCACGTACCCCGCGACGTCGAAGGTCTCCGGTGCCCCCTTGCGGCCGCGCAGCCCGAGCCGATCGAGCTCGACGTCGGCGAGATGGAACCCGTCCATCGGCACCTGGCGCACCCAGGTCGCGTCGCTGCCCTCCGGTGGTTCGGCGGCCAGCGCCGCGACCAGCCCCGCGGCCAGGGTCGACTTCCCCGAGCCCGGCGCCCCCGCGATCCCGAGCACCGCACGCCGGTCGTCCGCCCGTGCCCTTACGGCCAGCGACCGCGCCCGCTCCACCAGCTCCGCCGGCACCATCAACTCTCCGGGCATCGTCAGCTCCCCCCGCACCGTCAGCTCCCCCGGCGCCGCCGGCTCCGGAGGCACCGCCGGCCCGCCGCTCATCGCCGCGCCGCCTCCAGACCCAGCGCCATGGTCGTACGTGCGTGCTCGGCGAGGTCGCGCCCGTCGTCCCACAGGTCGCGCCAGACCGCGAGGTCGTTGGACAGCCCGCGGGCGACCACTGCCGAGGAGAACGACTCGAACGTCACCGGACCTTCGTACCCGATGTCGGCCAGTGCGTGGAAGAACCCCGCCAGGTCCAGGTGCCCGGAGCCGAGGTAGCCGCGGTGGTTCTCCCCGACGTGCACGTACCCCAGGCGCTCCCCCGCGAGCCGCACGGGGCGTACGAGGTCGGGCTCCTCGATGTTCATGTGGTAGGTGTCGAGGTGGATCACGACGTTGTCGCGCCCGATGTCGTCGGCGAGCCGCAGCGCGTCCGCGCACGTGTTGACGACGTTCGTCTCGTACCGGTTGCAGATCTCCAGACCGAGCGTCATCGCCCGCTGCGACGCCTCGTCGGCGAGGCCCTGGAGCACGGTCACGACGTTCGCGCGGCCGCGCTCGCTCAGCGGCGCCCCGTACTTCCCGAGCGCGGAGTAGAGCGCTCCGGTCAGCAGCGTGCCGCCGAGCCCCTGGGTGATCCGCAGCGACTCGTGCAGCAGCTCCTCGCCGCGCGCGACGACCGCAGGGTCGTCGCTGGAGACGTCGGCGTCGAACGCGAGCCCGCGCGAGCAGGCCACCGACAGCCCGGCCGCCTTCAGCTGCGCCGCCGCGAGGTCGACGTCGAGGTTGAGCGAGTCGTGCAGCGACAGCTCCAACAGGTCGAACCCGGCCTCGCGGGTCTGCTCCACGGCGTACGCCACCGAGGCGGGCGACGTGTCGCCGGCCCAGACCAGGGCGTGGATCCCGAGCGGGTTGGTCATGACAGCTCCTTGGGTAGAGGCGGCAGCACAGCGGTGCGGCAGCGCAGCGCTCAGGCGGCCTGCGCGCCGGTGATCAGGGCGACGATCTCCTCGCCGGTGGTCTCGGACGTACGGCGTCCCGCGACGCAGCGACCGGCGCGCATCACCCAGACCTGGTCCGACAAGCGCATCACCTGGTCGAAGTTGTGGCTGATCAGCAGGACCGCGGTGCCGTCCTCGCGGAGCTTGCGGATCAGCGCCTCGACCCGCGCGGTCTCCTGCACGCCGAGCGCGGCCGTCGGCTCGTCCATGATCACCAGGCGCGCGTCGAAGCTCGCCGCCCGGCAGATCGCCACGGCCTGACGCTGTCCGCCGGACAGCCTCCGTACGCGTGACTTCACCGCCGGCACGTTCACCGCGAGGGAGGAGACCATCTCGTCGGCGCGACGCCGCATCGTGCGCCGGTCGAGGATCGCGACCGGGCCCCACCCGCGGACGACCTCGCGGTTGAGGAAGAGGTTCTGCCAGACCGTCAGGTCCTCGACGAGCGCGAGGTTCTGGTGCACGGTCTCGATCCCGAGCTCGCGCGCCTCCTCCGGGTTCTTCGGGGCGAGCTCGTCGCCGTCGAGCGACATCGTGCCGGAGTCCGGCTTGTGCACGCCGCAGATGCAGCGCACGAGCGTGGACTTGCCGGCGCCGTTGTCGCCGACGATCGCGGTGATCTCGCCGGGCCGCAGGGCGATGTCGACGTCGCGCAGCGCACGCACGTTGCCGAACGACAGCGAGACGCCGTCGACCTTCAGCAGGGGCTGGGTCAGGGTGCTGGTGCTCATTTCTGGAACCTCGAGATCAGGGCCGCCAGGACGACGACCGAACCGACGGCGACGGGCTGGTAGTACTGCGAGACGCCGAGCAGCGTCAGGCCGTTGGTGAGCGCGGTCAGCAGCAGGGCGCCGAAGACCGGGCCGATGATCGTGGCCCGCCCGCCCATCAGGCTGACGCCACCCAGCACGACCGCGGCGACGGCGTTGAGCAGGAACTGCGTGTTCGCGGCGGGCTCCGCGGCGCCGACCCGGGCGATCAGCAGGATCGCGGCGAGACCGGCGAGCGTGCCGGACAGCGAGTAGACCGCGATCTTGATCCGGCTGACGATGATGCCGGTCGCCGAGGCCGCCTCGGCCGAGCCGCCGGCGGCCAGCACGTGCGTACCGAACCGGGTGTGGAACAGCAGCCCGTGCGCCAGCAGCGCCACGACGAGGGCGACGACGACCGACCAGCCCACGACGCCGACGCCCTGCGTCGACAGCCGCAGCAGGAACTGGTCGATCACCGTCACCGGCTTGCCGTCGGAGATCACCAGCGCCAGGCCCGAGGCGACCGAGAGCCCACCCAGGGTGACGATGAAGTCGGTGATCCGCCCGACGCCGATGATGAAGCCCTGCACGAGCCCGAAGGCGAACCCGCTGGCCAGCGAGGTCAGGATGCAGACCCACAGCGGGGCACCGCCGGCGAACACGACGCCGAACATCACCGCCCCGAAGGTCATCGTCGAGGCGATCGCCAGGTCGATCCCGCCGGTGGCGATCACGAACGTCTGCCCGACCGACAGCACGACGAGGATCGCCGCGGCCGACAGCATCGCGCGGACGTTGCCCTCGGTGAGGAAGGTCGAGTTCAGCAGCTGGAACACGATCACCAGCGCCACGAACCCGACGGGTGCGGCCAGCTCGGCCCAGCTCCCGCCGGCGAGGAACCGGCGGACCGCCGACTCGCGCGGGGCGTCGTCGTCACCCTCCGCACCAGCCCTTACGGGCGGTGCTGCCGGGTGCACGGATCCTGGAGACGTCATCTGGTCCTCCTGGTATCAGGGTCGCGGCGTCAGTCGGTCAACGCGTCGAGCGGGTTGTCGAACGACTCGAACGGCTCGGGGAACTTCTCGAGCGCACCCGCAGCCTTGTCCTCGGTCACCAGCGCGACCGGCGAGGTCACGGTGTCCGGGAGGTCCTCGCCGGCCATCGCGGCCTGGCACGCCTGGACGCCGAGCTGACCCACGGCGTACGGGTACTGCGCGACGGTCGCCTCGAGGTCGCCGGCCTGGACGGCCTTGATCGCGTCCTCGTTGCCGTCGACGCTGATCACGGCGACCTGCCCGGTCTTGCCGGCGTTGGCGACGGCGCGGGCGATCCCGAGGCCCATGTCGTCGTTGGCCGCGAAGAAGCCCTTGATGTCGGGGTTGGCGGTCATCAGGTCCGTCGCGGTCGTCAGAGCCTTCTGCCGGTCCCAGTCGGCCGCCACGACGGGGAGCGTGTCGAGCGTCCCCTCCACGGCGTCGGTGAACCCGGTGACGCGGTCGTTGCTCGTGACGTCGCCGGCGAGTCCGCCGATGATCCCGACGGTGCCGCTGCCGACGACCTCGGCCATGTGCTCGCCGGCCAGGCCGCCCGCCTGCACGTTGTCCGTCCCGACGTAGGTCGCGGGGTCGACGCCGGCGGCCTCGGCCGCGTCGGCATCGATCGGCTGGTCGATGTTGACGATCGGGACGTCCTTGGCGCCGACCTGGGCCAGGCCCTGGACGAGGTTGTTGCCGGTGATCGGATTGACGATGTAGCAGCCGAAGTCCTGCTGCGACAGCGCGCTGAGCCGCTCCGCCTGGCCGGTGGTGTCGGTGATCGACTGCGCGGCCTGGACGGTCACGTCGACGCCCGCCTCGTCGGCCTGCGCGTCGATCCCGTCCTCCATCGTCTGGAAGAACGGGTTGTCCAGTCCCTTGATCACCGCGGCGACCGACTGCGAGCCCGAGTCCGAGCCCGACGCCGAGTCGTCGTCGCTGCCGCAGCCGGCGGCGACGAGCGGGAGCGCAGCGACGGCGACGACCGCGATGCGCAGCTTGGTGGTGTTCCTCAGGCTCATGGCCCCTCCTTTATGTGATGTACGAGACGTTAAGACGGTATTAATGGCTATGTCAAGACATAAATCAAGGTTGTTCTGTCTCGGCTAGTACGGATATGGTGTTCCGGACCAGCAGAAGGAGTGGCCTGCAGAAGGAGCGGACCGTGCCAGGACTCGATCTCAGCGACGGAGCCGGCGAGCTCGTACGCCTCGTCCGGATCCACCCGCCGATGACCCGCGCCGAGGTCGGCGCCGTGACCGGGTGGGCCCGCGCGACCGTCAACGGCCGGATCGACGAGCTGCTCGAGCACGGCCTGCTCACGACCGCCGGGCCGATCGAGGGTGCGCGGGGCCGGCCCGCGACGCGGTTCCGGCTGCAGGCCGGGCGCGGCACGCTGCTCGTCGCCGACGTCGGCGCGTCCGCCGCGCGGGTCGCGGTCTGCGACCTCGACGGGCACGCGATCCGGACCGACCGGGTCCCGATCGACATCTCCGCCGGACCGGACGCCGTCCTGGCGACGGTCACGGGCGCACTCGACGCGCTGCGCTCCGACGACGACCCGCCGTTGTGGGGCCTCGGGATCAGCCTGCCCGGGCCGATCGAGCACGCGAGCGGACGCGTCGTGTCGCCGCCGATCATGACCGGCTGGGACGGCCTCGTGGTCCCCGACCTGCTCGAGCCGCGCTACGGCGTGCCGGTGCTCGTCGAGAACGACGCCGATGCGATGGCCTGGGGCGAGCACGTGATCCGTACGCCCCGGGTCGACGACCTGCTCCACCTCAAGGTCGGTACGGGCGTGGGCGCCGGGCTCGTCGTGAACGGGCGGATCGTGCGTGGCGCGAACGGCGCCGCCGGCGACCTCGGACACACCCGCGTCGCTCCTGTGCCGGGACGCGCCGAGGCGCCGCTGTGCCGGTGCGGCAAGCTCGGCTGCGTCGAGGCGTACGCCGGGGGCTGGGCGATCGCACGCGACCTCGCCGCCGACGGCGAGCAGGTCGACACGCTCGGCGACGTCCTCGCCCTGATCGCCCGCGGCAACCCGAACGCCATCCGCCGCGTCCGCGACGCCGGCCGGATCCTCGGCGCCGCGCTCGCGCACGCGGTCAGCCTGCTCAACCCCTCCGACATCGTCGTCGGCGGCCAGCTCGCCGTCGCCGGAGAGCACCTGCTCAGCGGGATCCGCGAGCGGATCGCCGCCGACTCGCTCCCCCTCGCCACCTCCGAGCTGCGGATCCGGATCGGCGAGGCGCCGGACACCGCCGGGCTGATCGGCCTCGCGGACGCGCTCGCGGGGTGGGTGTTCAGCCGCGAGCGGCTCGCGGACGTGCTCGCGCGCTGATTCGGCCGCGGCGGGGCGCGCGGCGGGCGCGCGCGTACGGCCGGCCGTTCGACACGCCGACACGCGGTCGAACATATGTTTGATCGTGTCGGTGGTCAGGTCTAGTGTCAGCCGCATGACCAAAGCCGAGGTTTCGGAGCTTCCGGACGGGCCCCCGGACGCGAGCGGGCTCACCCCACGTCAACGACGCGTGCTGGAGATCATCCGTGAGTCGATCGAGCAGCGGGGCTACCCGCCGAGCATGCGCGAGATCGGCGCCGCCGTGGGTCTCGCCAGCGTCTCCTCGGTGGCGCACCAGCTGAAGGTGCTGGAGCGCAACGGGTTCGTGAAGCGCGACCCCAATCGTCCTCGCGCCCTCGAGGTCTTCCTTCCCGACGTCCTCGCGGCGCGCAAGTCGATCGGCGACGCCCTGGACTTCGGGTTCGACGAGACCGACGCCGGCGACGAGAAGCCCGCCCCGACGTACGTCCCGATGGTCGGGCGGATCGCTGCGGGCGGTCCGATCCTCGCGGAGGAGCGGGTCGAGGAGGTCATGCCGCTCCCCCGGACGCTCGTCGGCGACGGCACGCTGTTCATGCTCGAGGTGCGCGGCGACTCGATGGTCGACGCGGCGATCTGCGACGGCGACTACGTCGTGGTCCGCCAGCAACCCACGGCCGAGAACGGCGAGATCGTCGCCGCGATGCTCGACGGCGAGGCGACCGTCAAGACGCTCCAGCGCAAGGCCGGCCAGGTGTGGCTGATCCCCCACAACGAGGCGTACGACCCGATCGACGGCACCGACGCCACCATCCTCGGCAAGGTCACCACGGTCCTGCGGCGCGTCTGACCCCACGCGTCGCAGTTTCGGCAGGCGTGAGGCCATCCCCGGCCTCACGCCTGCCGTTCTGCGTGCGGGACGAGACCCCGCCGGTCGAGCCCCATTCGTGCTGCGGCCGCACCGACGGGGCTACGCCCTGCATCCCGGAGCGGGGTCAGGCCTCCCTCAGACCAGCCGGCCGTACGCTGCCTCGAGCTCCTCGATCCGTGTGGCGTCGAAGATGTCCGCGTCGTCGCCGTCGAGGCTGGCGACGAGCGCATCGAGACACACGTGGTAACCGGTGGCGGTGCTCGCGAAGCCTCGCGGGCCGGGCTCGGTCGCCCGGACGGTCACGGCGAGCCGCGTCCCCGCGTCGGTCGGTGCCAGCTCGAAGGTGAGGTGCTCGGAGTCCCAGGTGAACGCGAACACCCGCGGCGGATCCCACGTCAGCAGCGTCCCCGGCAGGACCGCGTCGTCGAGGTCGAGACCCGAGGCTTCGATCTCGTCGCCCGCCTGCTCGATGGCCTCGGGCCAGAACGCGATCCGCAAGCTCGCGCCCTCGACCCGCTGGCCGATGATGTCGGCGGGGAACCACGCCTTCAGGTGCTCGGACTCCGTGATCGCCCGCCACACCTTCTCGGGCGGGTGCGCAAGGTCGCGGGTGTAGCGCAGCACGACGGAGTCGCCCTCACGGCTGATCGTGCCGAGCCGCGCGGTCGTCGATTCGGTCATGACGTCTCCTCGGTCAGGTCGTTGGTCTCGTACGGCCGATCGTCGGGCCCGTCGTACGGCCCGCTGTCGGGCATCGCGTCGAGGTGCTCGGTCAGCGCATCCAGGCGGTCGGCCCAGATCTCGCGGAACGGGGCGAGCCATGCGTCCAGCTCACGCAGCCGATCCGGCACCAGCGCGTAGTGACGGCTCGGCCCGTCGACCCGGAACCGGACGAGCCCCGCACCGCCGAGCGCCTTGAGGTGCTTGGACACGTTCGGCTGGGCCGTCCCGAGCACGTCGACGAGCTCGCCGACGCTGCGCTCGTGGTGCGTGAGCAGGGCGAGGATGTCGCGCCTCGTCGGGTTCGCGAGCACGGTGAAGACATCCGGTGAGCCGGCCATGCGACGAGCATGCACTCCACGGCATATGCCTGCCAAGGAATACAGACTCAGCTGTAGCGCTCTGCATCCCGCTCCCCCGCACCGCCAGCCGCCTCCCGCGCACATGCACGTTTGCGTTGCCGGCAACGGATCCTGGTTCCGGGCAACGCAGACACGCGCGATTCCTCGGTGCCCGGATCGTGTTTGCGTTGCCGGCAACGCAAACACGCAGGCGGCGGGAGTGAGGACGGCTCGACGGGCGAGTGGTCCGCTCAGCCGGC is a genomic window containing:
- a CDS encoding ArsR/SmtB family transcription factor, giving the protein MTDDELDAVFGALADPTRRAILARLARGDASVNDLTELFPMSQPAISKHLKVLERAGLVSRTQKGTMRISHLEADPLREATDWLADYRAYWEASYARLDALLADLDDT
- a CDS encoding SRPBCC domain-containing protein, with the translated sequence MSDLTVTAAPGTSTIEITRTFAGTPAQLFHAHVDDEWQKKWLGPEKYETEIGVNEVRDGGRWRWTQRDTDGNVYGFRGVYHGEPSVENGITRTFEFDGVPGHVSLETIRFVDLGDDRTRIEVVSAFASVEDRDGMAQSGMEAGMEEGYVRLDALLADS
- a CDS encoding threonine aldolase family protein; protein product: MTTAFASDNYAPAHPAVLDAVAAANAGHAVAYGDDEWTARLREIVRHHFGAQALAFPVLNGTGANVISLASLLPRWGSVVVSDVAHVNVDENAAPERMSGTKLLTVETGDGRLGLDALERYAENAGDPHRAQPLAVSLTQSTELGTVYGVHELKELSAAAHRRGMVVHMDGSRIANAAVSLGVPLRALTTDAGIDVLSFGGTKNGIMLGEAVVVLAPEALATTSSGYGSDPDAVVEFVRKMSMQLASKMRYVSAQLVALLDPERDLWHENASRSNAAAARLRAGLDDVGAATAGAEGPRIRATQPTEANAVFALLPRDVADRVRERFRFYDWRPGPSDDLVEVRLMCSWDTTDDDVDAFLAELDAAARSESPLR
- a CDS encoding SelT/SelW/SelH family protein — protein: MSHGPRVTITYCTQCRWLLRAAWMAQELLSTFEEEIAEVALVPTHGGVFRIDVDGTAVWNRKRDGGFPDAAELKQRVRDVIAPDRDLGHADRTTTDRTTTDDAPAGSEPGR
- a CDS encoding serine hydrolase, which produces MTAETSVPQIALPALSDGVAWSVEIRDVASGATLAWHAAERVLPTASVGKMFLLAATAVAIESGTLDPHEPLTRARDDDVADSGIWQHLSTPTLPVTDVCTLIGSVSDNLATNVLLPRIGLDASHVAADLLDARDSRLLDKVRDHRGSEDPQTLSVGSARDLAGAAVAIEVGTSLGASASRRVRSWLGTSVDLSMVASAFGLDPLAHSAPDAEIRLWNKTGTDAGILADVGVVSTAGDALAYAVVAGWDHQTQPDLRDDVLADMHAVGVRIRERLAA
- a CDS encoding LysM peptidoglycan-binding domain-containing protein → MFDRTRVRLSRAPRICLIETPRIRLHEAVRSVAEIGQDADTQTPEDTMSATVTTLDTPLMRHPAGRRRPASRGAERPAAAHATRAARPTAPVRPGTAPAHAPEAEVTRPARPTGTATPDRSTRPTRSTTRLTRRGRVVLFVVALVALCGLTIGFGAQVIATDEPGRPVPSRMVTVAPGDTLWDLARAANPDGDVRSTVHEIAELNALSSSGEISAGQRIAVPLY
- a CDS encoding nucleoside/nucleotide kinase family protein gives rise to the protein MSGGPAVPPEPAAPGELTVRGELTMPGELMVPAELVERARSLAVRARADDRRAVLGIAGAPGSGKSTLAAGLVAALAAEPPEGSDATWVRQVPMDGFHLADVELDRLGLRGRKGAPETFDVAGYVALLERLHADGSAGAGHGSAVVYAPAFDRVIEQPVAGAIPIGAATRLVVTEGNYLLLDAPGWRDVRALLDEVWFCSGDEDVRRERLVARHVEFGKSPDAARAWVERSDEANARVVARTRGSADLVVAVG
- a CDS encoding sugar phosphate isomerase/epimerase family protein → MTNPLGIHALVWAGDTSPASVAYAVEQTREAGFDLLELSLHDSLNLDVDLAAAQLKAAGLSVACSRGLAFDADVSSDDPAVVARGEELLHESLRITQGLGGTLLTGALYSALGKYGAPLSERGRANVVTVLQGLADEASQRAMTLGLEICNRYETNVVNTCADALRLADDIGRDNVVIHLDTYHMNIEEPDLVRPVRLAGERLGYVHVGENHRGYLGSGHLDLAGFFHALADIGYEGPVTFESFSSAVVARGLSNDLAVWRDLWDDGRDLAEHARTTMALGLEAARR
- a CDS encoding ATP-binding cassette domain-containing protein, which produces MSTSTLTQPLLKVDGVSLSFGNVRALRDVDIALRPGEITAIVGDNGAGKSTLVRCICGVHKPDSGTMSLDGDELAPKNPEEARELGIETVHQNLALVEDLTVWQNLFLNREVVRGWGPVAILDRRTMRRRADEMVSSLAVNVPAVKSRVRRLSGGQRQAVAICRAASFDARLVIMDEPTAALGVQETARVEALIRKLREDGTAVLLISHNFDQVMRLSDQVWVMRAGRCVAGRRTSETTGEEIVALITGAQAA
- a CDS encoding ABC transporter permease gives rise to the protein MTSPGSVHPAAPPVRAGAEGDDDAPRESAVRRFLAGGSWAELAAPVGFVALVIVFQLLNSTFLTEGNVRAMLSAAAILVVLSVGQTFVIATGGIDLAIASTMTFGAVMFGVVFAGGAPLWVCILTSLASGFAFGLVQGFIIGVGRITDFIVTLGGLSVASGLALVISDGKPVTVIDQFLLRLSTQGVGVVGWSVVVALVVALLAHGLLFHTRFGTHVLAAGGSAEAASATGIIVSRIKIAVYSLSGTLAGLAAILLIARVGAAEPAANTQFLLNAVAAVVLGGVSLMGGRATIIGPVFGALLLTALTNGLTLLGVSQYYQPVAVGSVVVLAALISRFQK
- a CDS encoding substrate-binding domain-containing protein, giving the protein MSLRNTTKLRIAVVAVAALPLVAAGCGSDDDSASGSDSGSQSVAAVIKGLDNPFFQTMEDGIDAQADEAGVDVTVQAAQSITDTTGQAERLSALSQQDFGCYIVNPITGNNLVQGLAQVGAKDVPIVNIDQPIDADAAEAAGVDPATYVGTDNVQAGGLAGEHMAEVVGSGTVGIIGGLAGDVTSNDRVTGFTDAVEGTLDTLPVVAADWDRQKALTTATDLMTANPDIKGFFAANDDMGLGIARAVANAGKTGQVAVISVDGNEDAIKAVQAGDLEATVAQYPYAVGQLGVQACQAAMAGEDLPDTVTSPVALVTEDKAAGALEKFPEPFESFDNPLDALTD